A stretch of the Vigna radiata var. radiata cultivar VC1973A chromosome 7, Vradiata_ver6, whole genome shotgun sequence genome encodes the following:
- the LOC106767668 gene encoding snakin-2, with protein sequence MALRELLLLGILLLVCVAKVSSDVNTEKEELGFPDDPLTVRDGNRRVMQEIDCGGLCKRRCGAHSRPNLCNRACGTCCVRCKCVPPGTSGNRELCGTCYTDMTTHANKTKCP encoded by the exons ATGGCATTACGCGAGCTTCTACTGCTGGGGATATTGCTACTGGTTTGTGTTGCCAAG GTTTCATCTGATGTTAAcacagaaaaagaagaacttGGGTTTCCTGATGACCCt CTTACAGTGAGAGACGGGAACAGAAGGGTAATGCAAGAGATAG ATTGTGGAGGGTTGTGCAAAAGAAGATGCGGTGCTCATTCAAGGCCAAACTTGTGCAACAGAGCATGTGGGACGTGCTGTGTGAGATGCAAGTGTGTTCCACCTGGTACTTCTGGTAATAGGGAGCTCTGTGGGACTTGCTACACTGACATGACCACCCATGCCAACAAGACCAAGTGTCCTTAG